Proteins found in one Salminus brasiliensis chromosome 13, fSalBra1.hap2, whole genome shotgun sequence genomic segment:
- the dut gene encoding deoxyuridine 5'-triphosphate nucleotidohydrolase, mitochondrial, whose amino-acid sequence MTSMCKLCCTLLHRAVATPRGLYTIRRACSSYSSHTDERMPCSDGTDAAAVSPAKKSRTDGVLLKFAKLSENATTPTRGSRKAAGYDLYSAYDYSIGPMGKAIVKTDIQIAVPHGCYGRVAPRSGLAAKHFIDVGAGVVDEDYRGNVGVVLFNFSKETFEVKKGDRVAQLVCERICYPDLVELETLDETERGSGGFGSTGRN is encoded by the exons ATGACCTCTATGTGTAAATTGTGCTGCACTTTACTCCACAGAGCTGTCGCCACGCCGAGAGGACTGTATACCATACGGAGAGCATGCTCTTCAtactcctcacacacagacG AGAGGATGCCCTGCTCAGATGGGACCGATGCCGCCGCTGTGTCTCCGGCGAAGAAGAGCAGGACTGACGGTGTTTTGCTGAAATTCGCCAAACTGTCGGAAAACGCCACAACACCGACCAGAGGCTCCCGCAAAGCGGCCGGCTACGACCTGTACAG CGCATATGACTACTCCATCGGCCCCATGGGTAAAGCCATTGTGAAGACTGATATTCAGATCGCTGTTCCACATGGCTGCTATGGTCGAGTGG CTCCTCGTTCTGGTCTGGCCGCTAAACACTTCATCGACGTTGGTG CTGGAGTTGTGGATGAAGACTACAGAGGGAATGTCGGAGTGGTCCTGTTCAACTTCAGCAAGGAAACCTTTGAAG TGAAAAAGGGAGACAGGGTGGCCCAGCTGGTCTGTGAGCGAATCTGTTACCCTgacctggtggagctggag ACATTGGATGAGACTGAGAGAGGTTCTGGAGGATTTGGCTCCACTGGAAGGAACTGA
- the slc12a1 gene encoding solute carrier family 12 member 1, giving the protein MENLAFEKSKDDPPLYEETSFSGNGYGNGEHRSVRPSVVSAFGHDTLDRVPNIDFYRNPGSVSGQRAIRPSLQELHEVFQKSGNLDLPDTVDDEEGSDSLQNDDIEAIAPPENSGGVVKFGWIKGVLVRCMLNIWGVMLFIRLSWVFGQAGVGLGIIIILLSCVVTTLTCLSMSAICTNGVVRGGGAYYLISRSLGPEFGGSIGLIFAFANAVAVAMYVVGFSETVVDLLKVNNAIMVDEVNDIRIVGCITVVLLLGIVGAGMEWEAKAQIVLLVILLVAIANVFVGTAIPATEDKKTKGFYNYHASIMAENFTPNFRDGETFFSVFAIFFPAATGILAGANISGDLRDPQEAIPIGTLLAIFITGVTYLGIALCVSATVVRDATGNRNDTIALGASCNFSTACDFGYDFSICETTKCSYGLMNNFQVMTMVSGFGPLITAGTFSATISSALASLVSAPKVFQALCKDNIYKALKFFAKGYGKNNEPIRGYVLTFIIAVAFILIAELNVIAPIISNFFLASYALINFSCFHASYAKSPGWRPAYKYYNMWLSLFGAILCCAVMFVINWWAALLTYAIEIFLYIYVTVKKPDVNWGSSTQAVTFVNAVNNALTLSGVDEHVKNFRPQCIVLTGAPKTRPALLDLAHSFTKNYGLCITCEVFVGSRLEWQQEMSDSIEKNQVWLNEQKRKAFYASVASNSFREGAASVLQASGLGRLRPNTLMLGFKREWRNAHIADIQAYVGLLHDAFDFEYGMVMLRLNQGLDISHILAAEEEMERMLLEQQALEIEENGFQEGGKGFFKRARKPSKKVLATRASLEVPHTSDVAKMNQRLVEASSQFKKKQGKGTIDVWWLFDDGGLTLLLPYILTTRKKWRDCKLRIFAAGQPDRIEQDKEEMQSLLKKFRIKCTDISIISDLHMRPTAENWRLFEDMIEPFRLHEGSKDTAQAEALRKEHPWKITDAELDHFDEKTCLQVRLNELLQESSRAAKLIIVSMPIARKGSVSDHLYMAWLEALTKNLPPTLLVRGNHKSVLTFYS; this is encoded by the exons agTGGGAATTTGGATCTTCCCGACACGGTGGATGATGAGGAAGGCAGTGATAGTTTGCAGAATGATGATATTGAGGCCATCGCACctcctgaaaacagtggaggGGTGGTTAAATTTGGCTGGATAAAGGGGGTCCTG GTAAGATGTATGCTGAACATCTGGGGGGTGATGCTGTTCATTCGTCTCAGCTGGGTGTTTGGACAAGCAGGAGTtg GATtggggattattattattttgctgaGCTGTGTGGTTACCACTCTAACCTGCCTGTCCATGTCTGCCATCTGCACAAATGGAGTGGTCCGtggag GGGGGGCATATTACCTGATCTCGCGCAGTCTGGGGCCAGAGTTCGGCGGCTCCATCGGCCTGATCTTTGCCTTTGCTAACGCTGTGGCTGTTGCCATGTACGTGGTGGGCTTCTCTGAGACGGTGGTGGATCTGCTGAAg GTGAATAATGCAATTATGGTGGACGAGGTGAATGATATTAGGATCGTCGGCTGCATCACTGTGGTTCTGCTGCTGGGAATAGTTGGGGCTGGGATGGAGTGGGAAGCCAAG gctcAGATTGTGCTGTTGGTCATTCTCTTGGTGGCCATAGCTAATGTGTTTGTGGGCACTGCGATTCCTGCCACCGAGGACAAAAAGACTAAAGGCTTCTACAATTATCATG CGTCCATAATGGCGGAAAACTTTACTCCGAActtcagagatggagagacattTTTCTCTGTCTTTGCCATTTTCTTCCCTGCTGCGACAGGAATCCTGGCTGGAGCTAACATCTCTGGAGACCTGAGG GATCCTCAGGAGGCTATTCCCATCGGCACCCTGCTGGCCATCTTCATCACAGGGGTGACCTACCTGGGCAttgctctgtgtgtct CTGCTACGGTCGTCCGTGACGCGACTGGAAACAGAAATGACACCATTGCTCTTGGAGCCAGCTGCAACTTCTCTACTGCCTGTGATTTTGGCTATGACTTCTCCATCTGTGAGACCACCAAGTGCTCATATGGCCTCATGAACAACTTTCAG gtGATGACTATGGTATCTGGGTTTGGACCCCTCATCACAGCAGGGACCTTCTCTGCTACAATCTCCTCTGCCCTCGCCTCTCTGGTTAGCGCTCCAAAAGTTTTCCAG GCTCTGTGTAAAGACAACATCTACAAGGCCCTTAAATTCTTCGCCAAAGGTTACGGCAAAAACAACGAGCCAATTCGGGGATATGTGCTCACCTTCATCATTGCTGTGGCCTTCATCCTCATTG CTGAGCTGAACGTCATCGCCcccatcatctccaacttctttTTGGCCTCATATGCCCTCATCAACTTCTCCTGCTTCCATGCCTCCTATGCCAAATCTCCAG GCTGGAGGCCGGCGTACAAATACTACAACATGTGGTTGTCTCTGTTTGGGGCCATACTGTGCTGTGCCGTGATGTTTGTAATTAACTGGTGGGCCGCGCTGCTCACATATGCTATAGAGATCTTCCTTTACATCTATGTAACTGTCAAAAAACCAG ATGTGAACTGGGGTTCGTCCACACAGGCCGTGACGTTTGTGAACGCTGTGAACAACGCACTGACTTTATCAGGAGTGGATGAACACGTCAAAAACTTCAG GCCTCAGTGCATTGTGCTGACCGGAGCACCTAAAACGCGGCCGGCTCTGCTGGACCTGGCTCACTCTTTCACCAAAAACTACGGCCTCTGTATCACCTGTGAAGTCTTTGTG GGTTCGCGGTTGGAGTGGCAGCAGGAGATGAGTGACTCCATAGAGAAGAATCAGGTCTGGTTAAATGAGCAGAAGAGGAAAGCGTTCTACGCCTCTGTCGCTTCCAACAGCTTCCGTGAGGGAGCGGCGAGTGTACTGCAG GCTTCAGGACTGGGGCGGCTAAGACCAAACACACTGATGTTGGGCTTTAAAAGAGAATGGAGGAACGCACACATTGCGGACATTCAGGCATATGTAGGACTGTTACA TGACGCGTTTGATTTTGAGTATGGGATGGTGATGCTGAGACTGAATCAGGGGCTGGACATCTCACACATCCTCGCAGCTGAag AGGAGATGGAGAGGATGCTTCTGGAGCAGCAGGCGCTGGAGATAGAGGAGAATGGCTTCCAGGAAGGAGGGAAAGGATTTTTTAAAAGAGCCCGAAAACCATCAAAAAAAGTGCTAGCCACCAGAG cctcATTGGAGGTTCCTCACACTTCAGACGTGGCAAAGATGAATCAGCGCCTGGTGGAGGCCAGCTCTCAGTTTAAGAAAAAGCAGGGCAAAGGCACCATCGACGTTTGGTGGCTATTTGATGATGGAG GTTTAACTCTGCTGCTGCCATACATTCTGACCACGAGGAAGAAGTGGAGGGATTGTAAATTACGCATTTTTGCTGCAGGCCAGCCGGACCGTATAGAGCAGGACAAAGAAGA AATGCAGTCCCTGCTGAAGAAGTTCAGGATCAAGTGTACTGACATCAGCATCATCAGTGACCTTCATATGCGGCCAACCGCAGAAAA CTGGAGGTTGTTTGAGGACATGATCGAGCCGTTCCGTCTGCATGAGGGCTCAAAGGACACGGCACAGGCTGAAGCTCTGAGGAAAGAACATCCGTGGAAAATCACTGACGCTGAACTCGACCACTTTGACGAAAAG ACGTGTCTGCAGGTGCGGCTGAATGAGCTGCTGCAGGAAAGCTCCAGAGCAGCTAAACTCATCATAGT gaGCATGCCTATTGCCCGGAAAGGCTCTGTTTCTGACCACCTGTACATGGCTTGGCTGGAAGCTCTGACCAAAAACCTCCCTCCAACCCTGCTGGTTCGCGGAAACCACAAGAGCGTTCTGACCTTCTACTCATAA